The Oxalobacteraceae bacterium OTU3CINTB1 genome includes a window with the following:
- a CDS encoding SH3 domain-containing protein → MTFPRLIAGLGLMLAAASSHAFDFKTVGAAPVVLYDAPSTKGGKLFVVPRGAPLEVVLAYGEWLKVRDVNGEMAWTEAKGLTAKRNVITRTANLKVRATPDDAAAPVFTADKGVLLEVTEVAAGGWIKVRHRDGLIGYVKNAEIWGI, encoded by the coding sequence ATGACATTTCCCCGTTTGATCGCAGGTTTGGGCCTGATGCTGGCCGCCGCGAGCAGCCACGCGTTCGACTTCAAAACGGTAGGCGCAGCGCCCGTGGTGCTGTACGACGCGCCGTCGACCAAGGGCGGCAAACTGTTTGTCGTGCCGCGCGGCGCCCCGCTTGAAGTGGTGCTGGCCTATGGCGAATGGCTCAAGGTGCGCGACGTCAACGGCGAAATGGCCTGGACCGAGGCCAAGGGGCTGACCGCCAAGCGCAACGTCATTACCCGTACCGCCAATTTGAAGGTGCGCGCCACGCCGGATGACGCCGCCGCCCCCGTCTTCACCGCCGACAAGGGCGTGTTGCTGGAAGTGACCGAAGTGGCCGCTGGCGGCTGGATCAAGGTGCGTCATCGCGACGGCCTGATCGGTTACGTCAAGAATGCCGAGATCTGGGGCATATAA
- the secB gene encoding protein-export chaperone SecB, with product MSEENLQPVFQIQRVYLKDMSLEQPNSPAIFLEQEAPTIEVALDVGAEPLADGIFESTVTITVTAKVKDKVAFLVEGKQAGIFEARNIPADQLDPLLGIGCPNIVYPYLRANIADVITRAGFPPVHLAEINFEVFYQQRLQAVADAAAAAPAVDSTTTH from the coding sequence ATGTCTGAAGAAAACCTGCAACCAGTATTCCAAATCCAACGCGTCTACCTGAAAGACATGTCGCTGGAGCAACCGAATTCCCCAGCTATCTTCCTGGAACAGGAAGCCCCGACCATCGAAGTCGCGCTGGACGTGGGCGCCGAGCCACTGGCCGACGGCATCTTCGAATCGACCGTCACCATCACCGTGACCGCCAAAGTCAAAGACAAAGTCGCTTTCCTGGTTGAAGGCAAGCAAGCCGGCATCTTCGAAGCCCGTAACATCCCTGCCGATCAACTCGATCCGCTGCTGGGCATCGGTTGCCCGAACATCGTCTACCCTTACCTGCGCGCCAACATCGCCGACGTGATCACCCGTGCCGGTTTCCCACCAGTGCACCTGGCAGAGATCAACTTCGAAGTGTTCTACCAGCAGCGCCTGCAAGCCGTGGCCGATGCCGCCGCCGCAGCGCCAGCCGTCGACAGCACCACCACGCACTAA
- the grxC gene encoding glutaredoxin 3, translated as MTTEVIMYTTAVCPYCTRAERLLESKGVTELKKIRVDLDPEQRMLMMQKTGRRTVPQIYIGDKHVGGFDDLYALDQAGGLTPLLNG; from the coding sequence ATGACGACCGAAGTGATCATGTACACCACCGCCGTATGCCCGTACTGCACCCGCGCCGAGCGCCTGCTCGAATCGAAGGGCGTGACCGAGCTTAAGAAAATCCGCGTCGACCTCGACCCGGAGCAGCGGATGCTGATGATGCAAAAGACCGGCCGCCGCACCGTGCCGCAAATCTACATCGGCGACAAGCATGTCGGCGGTTTCGACGATTTATATGCGCTCGATCAAGCCGGCGGTCTGACGCCCTTGTTAAATGGCTAA
- a CDS encoding rhodanese-like domain-containing protein: protein MKFFIDNIFIIAVVVLSGGALLWPLLTQRGKRATPQDVTMLINRSKATIVDVRDAKEFANGSLPDAKNIPLAELDQRIGELDKFKSKSVVVVCQSGARASSAAAKLSKAGFTDVVNLEGGISAWQKAGLPLAKPSASPSKPSVTLAKPQAK, encoded by the coding sequence GTGAAATTCTTCATTGACAATATTTTCATCATCGCCGTCGTCGTTCTGTCCGGCGGCGCGCTGCTGTGGCCCTTGCTGACCCAGCGCGGCAAACGGGCGACCCCGCAAGACGTGACGATGTTGATTAATCGTAGCAAAGCCACCATTGTAGACGTACGCGACGCGAAAGAATTCGCCAACGGTTCCCTGCCGGACGCGAAGAATATTCCGCTGGCCGAACTGGACCAGCGGATCGGCGAACTGGACAAGTTCAAGAGCAAGAGCGTGGTGGTGGTTTGCCAATCCGGCGCCCGTGCCTCGTCCGCTGCGGCTAAACTGTCCAAAGCGGGCTTCACCGACGTGGTGAACCTGGAAGGCGGCATTTCCGCATGGCAAAAAGCCGGCCTGCCGCTGGCCAAGCCATCCGCGTCGCCGTCGAAGCCATCGGTAACCCTGGCCAAGCCGCAGGCAAAATAA
- the gpmA gene encoding 2,3-diphosphoglycerate-dependent phosphoglycerate mutase, with protein MYKIVFMRHGESTWNLSNRFTGWTDVDLTEKGVAEAKAAGKVLKESGFTFDLAYTSVLKRAIRTLWLSLDEMDMMYLPIKNDWRLNERHYGALQGLDKGETAAKYGDEQVLVWRRSYDTPPPPLEEGDDRASFNDPRYAGLDKSQIPLTECLKDTVARVMPAWDEEIAPAIRAGKKIIISAHGNSLRALIKMLDGISDNDIVGLNIPNGQPLVYELDADLKPIRHYYLGDADAIAAAQAAVANQGKAK; from the coding sequence ATGTACAAAATCGTATTCATGCGCCATGGCGAATCCACCTGGAACCTGTCGAACCGCTTCACCGGCTGGACCGATGTCGACCTGACCGAAAAAGGCGTGGCCGAAGCCAAGGCCGCCGGCAAGGTGCTCAAGGAATCGGGCTTCACCTTCGACCTGGCGTACACCTCGGTGCTCAAGCGCGCGATCCGCACGCTGTGGCTGTCGCTCGACGAGATGGATATGATGTACCTGCCGATCAAGAACGATTGGCGCCTGAACGAGCGCCACTACGGCGCGCTGCAGGGCCTGGACAAGGGCGAGACCGCCGCCAAATACGGCGACGAGCAAGTGCTGGTATGGCGCCGCAGCTACGACACGCCGCCGCCACCGCTGGAAGAAGGCGACGACCGCGCCTCGTTCAACGACCCGCGCTACGCCGGCCTGGACAAGTCGCAGATCCCGCTGACCGAATGCCTGAAAGACACCGTGGCGCGCGTGATGCCGGCCTGGGACGAGGAAATCGCCCCGGCCATCCGCGCCGGCAAGAAGATCATCATCTCGGCCCACGGCAACAGCCTGCGCGCGCTGATTAAGATGCTCGACGGCATCAGCGACAACGACATCGTCGGCCTCAACATCCCCAACGGCCAGCCGCTGGTGTATGAACTGGATGCCGATCTGAAGCCGATCCGCCACTACTACCTCGGCGACGCCGATGCCATCGCAGCGGCCCAGGCCGCCGTCGCCAACCAAGGCAAGGCCAAGTAA
- a CDS encoding peptidoglycan DD-metalloendopeptidase family protein: MTSLGVQIQAHAQTARSGKPTERSKQKALAEAERAGLQQKLSALKKDISKTESAKDDAADTLAESEQAISDANRALRDLQQEQGDTHSKLQQLTAERERLTATVALQKQQLAKLLREHYVAGNEDRIKLLLSGDNPNRINRDLQMMAYVSQAQAKLLDALRANLKAVEDNQAEAQNANDELAEIAQEQLQQKAKLEQEKTRRAALLSTLSQKLVAQRKEAGNVERDEQRISGLVDKLNKLIEEQAIAAAAEKKRQEQLAAARAAAKAKADAEKKALLLAQAQARAKAAAAAQAERERLAKANANKSGTIKPAQPSQPTKPPAPARPDPIDADEPKVAVKPDPVPTPAPTPAPAPVAEPVRPPARPADIALAPAAPAGAFASLKGKMGSPVSGQVAAKFGSKRGQGPAWKGVFIRAAEGTDVRAVAGGRVVFAEWLRGFGNLIIVDHGGQYMSIYGNNQSLLKRAGDIVKSGDPIASAGNSGGNEESGLYFELRHQGTAFDPAGWVKF, translated from the coding sequence ATAACGTCCCTGGGCGTGCAAATCCAAGCCCACGCCCAGACCGCCCGCTCGGGCAAACCGACCGAGCGCAGCAAGCAGAAGGCGCTGGCCGAGGCCGAGCGCGCCGGCTTGCAGCAAAAGCTGTCGGCGCTCAAAAAGGACATCAGCAAGACCGAAAGCGCCAAGGACGACGCGGCCGATACGCTGGCCGAGTCGGAGCAGGCGATTTCGGATGCCAACCGCGCGCTGCGCGACCTGCAGCAGGAGCAGGGCGATACCCATAGCAAGCTGCAACAGCTGACCGCCGAGCGCGAACGGCTGACGGCCACGGTCGCGCTGCAAAAGCAGCAGCTGGCCAAGCTGCTGCGCGAGCACTATGTCGCCGGCAATGAAGACCGCATCAAGTTACTGCTGTCCGGGGACAACCCCAACCGCATCAACCGCGATTTGCAGATGATGGCCTATGTGTCGCAGGCGCAGGCCAAGTTGCTGGACGCGCTGCGCGCCAACCTCAAGGCCGTCGAGGATAACCAGGCCGAGGCGCAAAACGCCAACGATGAGCTGGCCGAGATCGCCCAAGAGCAATTGCAGCAGAAAGCCAAGCTGGAACAGGAAAAGACGCGCCGCGCCGCTTTGCTGTCGACCTTGTCGCAAAAGTTGGTGGCTCAACGCAAGGAAGCGGGCAACGTCGAGCGCGACGAGCAGCGCATCAGCGGCCTGGTCGACAAGCTGAACAAGCTGATCGAGGAGCAGGCGATCGCCGCCGCCGCCGAGAAAAAGCGCCAGGAACAGCTGGCGGCCGCCCGCGCCGCCGCCAAGGCCAAGGCCGACGCCGAGAAAAAGGCGCTGTTGCTGGCCCAGGCCCAGGCGCGCGCGAAAGCGGCCGCGGCAGCGCAGGCCGAGCGCGAGCGTTTGGCCAAGGCCAACGCCAACAAATCCGGCACCATCAAACCCGCGCAGCCGTCCCAGCCGACCAAGCCGCCGGCGCCGGCCAGGCCCGATCCGATCGACGCCGATGAACCAAAAGTCGCGGTCAAGCCCGATCCGGTGCCGACGCCTGCACCGACACCTGCACCGGCGCCGGTCGCGGAACCGGTCCGCCCGCCGGCCCGTCCGGCCGACATCGCGCTGGCGCCCGCCGCGCCGGCCGGCGCCTTCGCCAGCCTCAAAGGCAAAATGGGCTCGCCGGTCAGCGGCCAGGTCGCGGCCAAGTTCGGCAGCAAGCGCGGCCAGGGACCTGCCTGGAAGGGCGTCTTCATCCGCGCCGCCGAAGGCACCGACGTGCGCGCCGTCGCCGGCGGCCGGGTGGTGTTTGCCGAATGGCTGCGCGGCTTCGGCAACCTGATCATCGTCGACCACGGCGGCCAGTACATGAGTATTTACGGTAATAACCAGTCGTTGCTGAAAAGGGCAGGCGATATCGTCAAGTCGGGCGACCCGATAGCGAGCGCGGGCAATAGCGGCGGCAACGAGGAATCAGGGCTATACTTCGAGCTTCGCCATCAGGGCACGGCATTCGATCCGGCTGGCTGGGTCAAGTTTTAA
- a CDS encoding S41 family peptidase: MGNKFKSIALIGLGAIAGVTASLQFPAIAQKAGGTPLPLEELRQLSDVFGLIKTDYVENVDDKKLVTDAISGMVSSLDPHSVYLDKKAFREMKETVAGKFVGIGVEVGMEDGYIKVVSPIEDTPAFKAGIKTGDLITRIDGTPIKNMSLDESVKKMRGEPGSKVAVTISRKDEDKPLVMTITREEIRVQSVKTKIVEPGYAWVRISQFQEPTLDDMAKQITALYAQDPKIKGLVLDLRNDPGGLVPGAIGVSAAFLPKDSVIVSTNGQLASSKETFYGRPEFYAPRAKSDPLAKLPAGLKDVPMVVLVNAGSASASEIVAGALQDYKRATIMGTQTFGKGSVQTLRQLTADTAVKLTTARYYTPQNRSIQARGIVPDLMVDETADGDGLNSLRMREADLQKHLGNDKDPEAESIAQKALNAQRDGLEDAQRMASLAKKSKPVEFGSKDDFQLAQALNHFKGLPVKLSKVEAGAAAGGDGVGEIKSDSGPDIKSDVKSDVKPDVKPDGKPSSKPDGKPNAKPAAKPEAKSKAGDGKPAAKQPVTE; the protein is encoded by the coding sequence ATGGGCAACAAGTTTAAGAGCATCGCTTTGATCGGACTCGGCGCCATCGCCGGCGTCACCGCCTCGTTGCAGTTTCCCGCCATCGCGCAGAAAGCCGGCGGCACCCCGTTGCCGCTGGAAGAGTTGCGCCAGCTGTCGGACGTGTTCGGCCTGATCAAGACCGACTACGTCGAAAACGTCGACGACAAGAAACTCGTCACCGACGCCATTTCCGGCATGGTGTCCTCGCTGGACCCGCATTCGGTCTATCTGGACAAAAAAGCCTTCCGCGAGATGAAGGAGACCGTCGCCGGCAAATTCGTCGGCATCGGCGTCGAAGTCGGCATGGAGGACGGCTATATCAAGGTCGTCTCGCCGATCGAGGACACGCCCGCCTTCAAGGCCGGCATCAAGACGGGCGACCTGATCACCCGTATCGACGGCACGCCGATCAAGAACATGTCGCTCGACGAAAGCGTCAAGAAGATGCGCGGCGAGCCCGGTTCCAAGGTGGCCGTCACCATCAGCCGCAAGGATGAGGACAAGCCGCTCGTCATGACCATCACGCGCGAGGAAATCCGCGTGCAAAGCGTCAAGACCAAGATCGTCGAGCCGGGTTACGCCTGGGTGCGCATTTCGCAGTTCCAGGAACCGACCCTGGACGACATGGCCAAGCAAATCACCGCCCTGTACGCGCAAGACCCGAAGATCAAGGGCCTGGTGCTGGACCTGCGCAACGATCCGGGCGGCCTGGTGCCGGGCGCGATCGGCGTTTCGGCCGCCTTCCTGCCCAAGGATTCGGTGATCGTCTCGACCAACGGGCAGCTGGCGTCGTCCAAGGAAACCTTCTACGGCCGGCCGGAGTTCTACGCGCCGCGCGCCAAGTCCGATCCGCTGGCCAAGCTGCCGGCCGGCCTGAAGGACGTGCCGATGGTGGTGCTGGTTAACGCGGGCTCGGCCTCGGCGTCGGAAATCGTCGCCGGCGCGTTGCAGGATTACAAGCGCGCCACCATCATGGGCACGCAAACCTTCGGCAAGGGCTCGGTGCAGACGCTGCGCCAGTTGACCGCCGACACCGCCGTCAAGCTGACCACGGCGCGTTACTACACACCGCAAAACCGCTCGATCCAGGCGCGCGGCATCGTGCCCGACCTGATGGTCGACGAAACCGCCGACGGCGACGGCTTGAACAGCCTGCGCATGCGCGAAGCCGATCTGCAAAAGCACTTGGGCAACGACAAGGACCCGGAGGCCGAAAGCATCGCGCAGAAGGCCCTGAACGCCCAGCGCGACGGCCTGGAGGACGCGCAGCGCATGGCTTCGCTGGCGAAGAAATCCAAACCGGTCGAATTCGGCTCCAAGGACGACTTCCAGCTGGCGCAGGCGCTGAACCACTTCAAGGGCTTGCCGGTCAAACTGTCGAAGGTGGAGGCGGGTGCGGCGGCCGGTGGCGACGGCGTCGGCGAGATCAAGTCCGATAGCGGCCCGGACATCAAGTCGGACGTTAAGTCCGACGTGAAGCCGGATGTCAAGCCAGATGGCAAGCCAAGCTCCAAGCCGGATGGCAAGCCAAACGCCAAGCCTGCCGCCAAGCCCGAAGCCAAATCCAAGGCTGGTGACGGCAAGCCGGCGGCGAAACAGCCAGTCACCGAATAA
- a CDS encoding HesA/MoeB/ThiF family protein, producing MDDSQLLRYSRHILLDEIGIEGQQKLLAAHALVIGAGGLGSPAALYLASAGVGHITLVDDDTVDLTNLQRQIAHTTARVGQPKAASARITLQEINPGIAVSALTERADDARLAELVAEADVVLDCTDNFATRHAVNRACVALGKPLVSGAVIRFDGQISVFDLRKAGNPCYSCLFPQDQQFEDVACSTMGVFAPLVGVVGAMQAAEALKLLMGVGNSLAGRLLMLDGLNMEWTSIGVGRNDACPVCGAGRMITKNTT from the coding sequence ATGGACGATTCGCAACTACTGCGCTACTCGCGCCACATCCTGCTCGACGAAATCGGCATCGAAGGCCAGCAAAAACTGCTGGCCGCGCACGCGCTGGTGATCGGCGCCGGCGGCCTCGGCTCGCCGGCGGCGCTGTACCTGGCCTCGGCCGGCGTCGGCCACATCACCCTGGTCGACGACGACACCGTCGACCTGACCAACCTGCAACGCCAGATCGCCCACACCACGGCGCGCGTCGGCCAGCCGAAGGCCGCCTCGGCGCGCATCACCCTGCAAGAGATTAATCCCGGCATCGCCGTCAGCGCGCTCACCGAACGGGCCGACGACGCCCGCCTGGCCGAACTGGTGGCCGAAGCCGATGTCGTGCTCGACTGCACCGACAACTTCGCCACCCGCCACGCCGTCAACCGCGCTTGCGTGGCGCTGGGCAAGCCGCTGGTGTCCGGCGCGGTGATCCGCTTCGACGGCCAGATCAGCGTGTTCGACCTGCGCAAGGCAGGCAACCCCTGTTATTCATGCCTGTTCCCGCAAGATCAACAGTTCGAGGACGTGGCTTGTTCGACCATGGGCGTGTTTGCGCCGCTGGTGGGCGTGGTCGGCGCCATGCAGGCGGCCGAGGCGCTCAAGCTGCTGATGGGCGTAGGCAACTCGCTGGCTGGGCGGCTGCTGATGCTCGACGGCCTGAACATGGAATGGACCAGCATCGGCGTCGGTAGAAATGATGCCTGCCCGGTGTGCGGCGCAGGTAGAATGATAACGAAAAATACAACGTAG